From Cronobacter turicensis z3032, the proteins below share one genomic window:
- the djlA gene encoding DnaJ-like protein djlA has product MGHMIDKARSRRTVWFTSQQERQSLFFATTFEVMGHLTKSKGRVTEADIQVATQFMDRMNLHGASRDAARNAFRVGKENDYPLRDKMRQLRSVCFGRFDLIRMFLEIQIQTAFADGSLHPKERDVLYVIGEELGISRLQFDQFLRMMQGGAQFGGGQQSWHNGDTQQASRGPTLEDACNVLGVKTTDDATTIKRAYRKQMSEHHPDKLVAKGLPPQMMQMAQQKAQEIQKAYDMIKTAKGFR; this is encoded by the coding sequence ATAGGCCATATGATAGACAAAGCGCGCAGCCGCCGTACCGTCTGGTTCACCAGCCAGCAGGAACGTCAGTCGCTCTTCTTCGCCACCACGTTTGAGGTGATGGGACACCTGACCAAATCGAAAGGTCGTGTCACCGAGGCCGATATCCAGGTAGCGACGCAGTTTATGGATCGCATGAACCTGCACGGCGCATCGCGAGACGCGGCCCGCAACGCGTTTCGCGTTGGCAAGGAGAATGACTATCCGCTGCGCGATAAAATGCGTCAGCTGCGCAGCGTCTGTTTCGGCCGCTTTGATCTGATTAGGATGTTTCTGGAAATTCAGATCCAGACCGCGTTCGCGGACGGCTCGTTGCACCCGAAAGAGCGCGACGTGCTGTACGTGATTGGCGAAGAGCTGGGGATTTCCCGCCTGCAGTTTGATCAGTTCCTGCGCATGATGCAGGGCGGCGCGCAGTTCGGCGGCGGTCAGCAATCCTGGCACAACGGCGACACGCAGCAAGCCTCGCGCGGGCCGACGCTGGAAGACGCCTGCAACGTGCTGGGCGTGAAAACCACCGATGACGCCACGACTATCAAACGCGCTTACCGTAAGCAGATGAGCGAACATCACCCTGACAAGCTGGTCGCCAAAGGGCTGCCGCCGCAGATGATGCAAATGGCGCAGCAGAAGGCGCAGGAAATCCAGAAAGCCTACGACATGATCAAGACGGCGAAAGGGTTTCGTTAA
- the pdxA1 gene encoding 4-hydroxythreonine-4-phosphate dehydrogenase 1 — protein sequence MVKTPRVVITPGEPAGIGPDLVVALAQNSWPAQLVVCADPALLTARAAQLGLPLTLLPFSSDKPAAPQAAGTLTLLPVTLKVPVVPGTLDAANGAYVVETLARACDGCLCGEFDALVTGPVHKGIINDAGIPFTGHTEFFEARSGSEKVVMMLATEALRVALVTTHLPLKAVADAITPDLLCHILTTLHHDLQSKFGISHPHVLVCGLNPHAGEGGHMGTEEIDTIIPVLEAMRAKGMRLTGPLPADTLFQPKYLENADAVLAMYHDQGLPVLKYQGFGRAVNITLGLPFIRTSVDHGTALELAGSGNASVGSFITALNLAISMIVNSKNQ from the coding sequence ATGGTAAAAACACCCCGCGTGGTCATTACGCCCGGCGAACCCGCCGGGATTGGCCCCGACCTGGTCGTCGCGCTGGCGCAGAACAGCTGGCCTGCGCAACTGGTTGTCTGCGCCGACCCGGCGCTTCTCACCGCGCGGGCGGCGCAGCTCGGCTTACCGCTCACGCTGTTGCCCTTCTCTTCCGATAAACCTGCCGCCCCTCAGGCGGCAGGTACGCTTACGCTTCTGCCCGTCACGCTAAAAGTCCCTGTCGTTCCAGGCACACTGGATGCGGCGAACGGCGCTTATGTCGTGGAAACGCTGGCGCGCGCCTGCGATGGCTGTCTTTGCGGCGAATTCGACGCGCTGGTGACCGGCCCGGTGCACAAAGGGATCATCAACGACGCGGGTATTCCCTTTACCGGCCATACCGAGTTTTTTGAGGCGCGCAGTGGTAGCGAAAAAGTCGTCATGATGCTCGCCACCGAAGCGCTGCGGGTCGCCCTGGTGACCACGCATCTGCCGCTGAAAGCGGTGGCTGACGCCATTACCCCTGATCTCCTGTGCCATATCCTCACGACGCTGCACCACGACCTGCAAAGCAAATTCGGTATCTCGCATCCGCATGTGCTGGTCTGCGGCCTGAACCCGCACGCAGGCGAAGGCGGTCATATGGGCACTGAGGAGATCGACACGATTATCCCCGTGCTGGAAGCGATGCGCGCGAAAGGGATGCGCCTGACCGGTCCCCTCCCCGCCGATACCCTTTTCCAGCCCAAATACCTCGAAAACGCCGATGCGGTGCTGGCGATGTACCACGATCAGGGCCTGCCCGTGCTAAAATACCAGGGATTTGGCCGCGCGGTGAACATTACGCTCGGCCTGCCCTTTATCCGCACGTCGGTCGATCACGGCACCGCGCTGGAGCTGGCAGGATCCGGAAACGCCAGCGTCGGCAGTTTTATTACGGCGCTTAATCTCGCTATCAGCATGATTGTGAACAGTAAGAATCAATGA
- the apaG gene encoding Protein apaG has protein sequence MVDSPRVCVQVQSVYIEAQSSPEDERFVFAYTVTVRNLGRTPVQLLGRYWLITNGNGKETEVQGEGVVGVQPHIQPGGEYQYTSGAVIETPFGTMQGHYEMVDDQGNGFHLDIPVFRLAVPTLIH, from the coding sequence ATGGTTGATTCACCCCGCGTTTGCGTACAGGTTCAAAGTGTTTATATCGAGGCCCAGTCTTCACCTGAAGATGAGCGTTTCGTCTTTGCCTATACCGTCACTGTCCGCAACCTGGGGCGAACGCCTGTTCAGCTGCTGGGCCGCTACTGGCTTATCACCAACGGCAACGGTAAAGAGACCGAAGTCCAGGGTGAAGGCGTGGTAGGGGTTCAGCCTCACATCCAGCCCGGCGGCGAATACCAGTACACCAGCGGCGCGGTTATTGAAACGCCGTTCGGCACGATGCAGGGCCACTACGAGATGGTGGACGATCAGGGCAACGGTTTTCACCTTGATATCCCGGTTTTCCGCCTCGCCGTTCCCACACTGATCCATTAA
- the lptD gene encoding LPS-assembly protein lptD, translating into MMMEPRITRMKKRIPTLLATMIGTALYSQQGMAADLASQCKLGIPTYNRPLVQGDTNQLPVTINADHAKGNYPDNAVFTGNVDIQQGNGRLQADEVLLHQKQAEGQPEPVRTVDALGNVHYDDNQVILKGPKAWANLNTKDTNVWEGDYQMVGRQGRGKADLMKQRGENRYTILENGSFTSCLPGSDTWSVVGSEVIHDREEQVAEIWNARFKLGPVPVFYSPYLQLPVGDKRRSGFLIPNAQYSKTNYFEFSLPYYWNIAPNFDATITPHYMHKRGNVQWQNEFRYLTQAGMGLMEFDYLPSDNVYQDENPGMSDKHRWLFYWQHGGVMDQVWRFNVNYTKVSDTSYFNDFNSKYGSSTDGYARQFFSVGYAVENFDATLSTLQFQVFDTSRGDSYRAEPQLDVNFYQNDVGPFDTRLYAQAVHFTNVNENLPEATRLHLEPTISLPVSNDWGSLNAEAKLLATHYQQDNLDRYRAYRGGNNEAANNLEDSVNRVLPQFKLDGKVVFERDAGLIGDGFTQTLEPRAQYLYVPYRDQSSINNYDSSLLQSDYSGLFRDRTYGGLDRIASANQVTTGVTSRIYDDASVERFNVSVGQIYYFTQSRTGDDDINWEKNKDTGSMVWAGDTYWRISDRWGLRGGVQYDARLANVATGNGVIEYRRDDDRVLQLNYRYASPEYIQATLPSYSTAEQYKDGINQVGMTASWPIVDRWSVVGAYYYDTNANEAADQMLGVQYNSCCYAIRVGYERKLNGWDTDKSKYDEVIGFNIELRGLSSNYGLGTQQMLRSNILPYQRSM; encoded by the coding sequence TTGATGATGGAACCACGAATAACTCGTATGAAAAAACGTATTCCCACCTTGCTGGCCACCATGATTGGCACAGCCCTTTACAGCCAACAAGGCATGGCTGCCGATCTTGCTTCTCAATGTAAGCTTGGCATACCCACCTATAATCGTCCTCTGGTGCAGGGCGATACCAACCAGCTGCCGGTGACGATTAACGCCGATCACGCTAAAGGTAACTACCCGGACAATGCGGTATTTACCGGTAATGTGGATATTCAGCAAGGTAACGGTCGCCTGCAGGCGGATGAAGTGCTGCTTCATCAGAAACAAGCGGAAGGCCAGCCAGAGCCCGTGCGCACGGTCGATGCCCTGGGTAATGTGCACTATGATGACAATCAGGTCATCCTGAAAGGTCCTAAAGCGTGGGCGAATTTAAACACGAAAGATACCAACGTCTGGGAAGGTGATTACCAGATGGTGGGCCGTCAGGGCCGCGGTAAAGCGGATCTGATGAAACAGCGCGGCGAAAACCGCTACACCATCCTGGAAAATGGCTCCTTTACCTCCTGTTTGCCGGGCTCGGATACCTGGAGCGTGGTCGGTAGCGAAGTGATCCACGACCGCGAAGAGCAGGTTGCCGAGATCTGGAATGCCCGCTTTAAACTCGGCCCGGTGCCGGTGTTCTACAGCCCTTATTTACAGCTGCCGGTCGGCGACAAGCGCCGCTCAGGCTTCCTGATCCCGAACGCGCAATACAGCAAAACCAACTACTTCGAGTTCTCGTTACCGTATTACTGGAACATCGCCCCGAACTTCGACGCCACCATTACGCCGCACTATATGCATAAGCGTGGCAACGTGCAGTGGCAGAACGAATTCCGCTACCTGACGCAGGCGGGTATGGGCCTGATGGAGTTCGACTATCTGCCGTCGGATAACGTCTACCAGGACGAAAATCCAGGGATGAGCGACAAGCATCGCTGGCTGTTTTACTGGCAGCATGGCGGCGTAATGGATCAGGTGTGGCGCTTTAACGTTAACTACACCAAAGTCAGCGACACGAGCTACTTTAACGATTTCAACTCCAAATACGGCTCGAGCACCGACGGCTACGCCAGACAGTTTTTCAGCGTCGGTTATGCGGTCGAAAACTTCGACGCGACGCTCTCGACGCTCCAGTTCCAGGTGTTCGATACCTCGCGCGGGGATTCTTACCGCGCCGAGCCGCAGCTTGATGTCAACTTCTACCAGAATGATGTCGGGCCGTTCGACACGCGTCTCTATGCCCAGGCGGTACACTTTACCAACGTGAACGAAAACCTGCCGGAAGCCACGCGTCTGCACCTTGAGCCGACCATTAGCCTGCCGGTCTCTAACGACTGGGGCAGCCTGAATGCCGAAGCGAAGCTGCTGGCGACCCACTATCAGCAGGATAATCTCGATCGCTATCGCGCGTACCGCGGCGGCAATAACGAAGCGGCTAACAATCTGGAAGACTCCGTGAATCGCGTCCTGCCGCAGTTTAAGCTCGACGGTAAGGTGGTCTTTGAGCGCGACGCCGGTCTTATCGGCGACGGCTTTACCCAGACGCTGGAGCCGCGCGCGCAGTATCTCTATGTGCCCTACCGCGATCAGAGTTCCATTAATAACTACGACTCCTCGCTGCTGCAGTCCGACTACTCGGGCCTCTTCCGCGACCGTACCTACGGCGGCCTGGACCGTATCGCCTCAGCAAACCAGGTCACGACCGGCGTCACGTCGCGTATTTATGATGACGCCTCCGTTGAACGTTTTAACGTTTCTGTAGGTCAAATCTACTACTTCACCCAGTCCCGTACCGGCGATGACGATATTAACTGGGAGAAGAATAAAGATACGGGCTCGATGGTCTGGGCGGGCGACACGTACTGGCGCATCAGCGATCGCTGGGGCCTGCGCGGCGGCGTGCAGTATGACGCGCGTCTCGCGAACGTCGCCACCGGCAACGGCGTTATCGAATATCGTCGCGATGACGATCGCGTGTTGCAGCTGAACTACCGTTACGCAAGCCCGGAGTATATCCAGGCGACGCTGCCTTCGTATTCCACGGCAGAGCAGTATAAAGACGGTATTAATCAGGTGGGCATGACGGCGAGCTGGCCGATTGTGGATCGCTGGTCGGTGGTGGGCGCGTATTACTACGATACCAACGCCAACGAAGCGGCCGATCAGATGCTCGGCGTGCAGTACAACTCTTGCTGTTATGCTATCCGCGTCGGTTATGAGCGGAAACTCAACGGCTGGGATACTGATAAGAGCAAATACGACGAGGTCATTGGCTTCAACATTGAGCTGCGCGGCCTGAGTTCCAACTACGGCCTCGGCACTCAGCAGATGCTGCGCTCGAATATTCTGCCGTATCAGCGCTCCATGTAA
- the surA gene encoding Chaperone surA, which translates to MLRFAVKRNGKGMKNWKTLLLGITLVVNTSFAAPQVVDKVAAVVNNGVVLESDVDGLMQSVKLNANQAGQQLPDDSTLRHQILERLIMDQIMLQMGQKMGVKISDDQLDQAIANIAKQNNMTLDQMRSRLAYDGLNYNTYRAQIRKEMIISEVRNNEVRRRVTILPQEVETLAEQVGNQNDASTELNLSHILIPLPENPTADQVSEAETQARSIIDQARNGGDFGKLAITYSADQQALKGGQMGWGRIQELPSVFAQALSTAKKGDVIGPIRSGVGFHIIKVNDLRGQSQTVSVTEVHARHILLKPSPIMTDQQARQKLEEIAADIKSGKTTFAQAAREFSQDPGSANQGGDLGWAAADIYDPAFRDALMNLSKGQMSTPVHSSFGWHLIELLDTRKSDRTDAAQKDRAYRMLFNRKFSEEAATWMQEQRASAYVKILSN; encoded by the coding sequence ATCCTCCGCTTTGCGGTTAAACGAAATGGAAAAGGTATGAAGAACTGGAAAACGCTGCTTCTCGGTATCACCCTGGTGGTGAATACCAGCTTCGCTGCTCCGCAGGTTGTCGATAAAGTTGCAGCCGTCGTGAACAACGGCGTGGTACTGGAAAGTGACGTTGATGGCCTCATGCAATCGGTAAAGCTTAACGCAAACCAGGCAGGCCAGCAGCTCCCGGATGACAGCACGCTGCGTCATCAGATTCTGGAACGTCTGATCATGGATCAGATAATGTTGCAGATGGGCCAGAAAATGGGCGTAAAAATCAGCGACGACCAGCTCGATCAGGCCATCGCTAACATCGCCAAACAAAACAACATGACGCTCGATCAGATGCGTAGCCGTCTGGCCTATGATGGTCTGAACTACAACACCTATCGCGCCCAAATCCGCAAAGAGATGATTATCTCTGAAGTCCGCAATAACGAAGTGCGCCGCCGCGTCACGATCCTGCCGCAGGAAGTGGAAACGCTGGCCGAGCAGGTCGGCAACCAGAACGACGCCAGCACCGAGCTGAACCTGAGCCACATTCTGATCCCGCTGCCGGAAAACCCGACGGCCGATCAGGTGAGCGAGGCGGAAACCCAGGCGCGCTCAATTATCGATCAGGCGCGTAACGGCGGCGATTTCGGTAAGCTTGCGATTACCTATTCCGCTGATCAGCAGGCGCTGAAAGGCGGCCAGATGGGCTGGGGCCGTATTCAGGAGCTGCCTTCCGTCTTCGCTCAGGCGCTGAGCACCGCGAAGAAAGGCGACGTGATTGGCCCGATTCGTTCAGGCGTCGGCTTCCACATCATTAAAGTTAACGATCTGCGCGGCCAGTCTCAGACCGTGTCGGTCACCGAAGTGCATGCGCGCCACATTCTGCTGAAGCCGTCGCCGATCATGACCGATCAACAGGCGCGTCAGAAGCTTGAAGAGATCGCCGCGGACATTAAGAGCGGTAAAACCACGTTTGCTCAGGCAGCGCGTGAGTTCTCTCAGGATCCGGGCTCCGCAAACCAGGGCGGCGACCTCGGCTGGGCGGCGGCGGACATTTACGATCCGGCCTTCCGCGATGCGCTGATGAATCTCAGCAAAGGCCAGATGAGTACGCCGGTGCACTCCTCCTTCGGCTGGCACCTGATCGAATTGCTGGATACCCGTAAGTCTGACCGCACCGACGCGGCGCAGAAAGATCGCGCCTATCGCATGCTGTTTAACCGCAAATTCTCCGAAGAAGCGGCGACCTGGATGCAGGAACAACGCGCCAGCGCTTACGTGAAAATTCTGAGCAACTGA
- the apaH gene encoding Bis(5'-nucleosyl)-tetraphosphatase, symmetrical → MSTYLIGDVHGCYDELVALLQQVDFTPGQDTLWLTGDLVARGPGSLEVLRYVRSLGDSVRMVLGNHDLHLLAVFAGISRNKPKDRVTPLLEAPDADELLNWLRRQPLLQVDEEKKLVMAHAGITPQWDLATAQACARDVEAVLASDSYPLFLDAMYGDMPNNWSPELTGLARLRFISNALTRMRYCFPNGQLDMYCKESPESAPAPLKPWFAIPGPVAQEYAIVFGHWASLEGKGTPENIYGLDTGCCWGGTLTCLRWEDKAVFTQHSNRQTDGDEDKAAIAS, encoded by the coding sequence ATGTCTACATATCTGATTGGCGACGTTCATGGTTGCTACGATGAACTGGTCGCGCTGTTACAGCAGGTCGACTTTACCCCAGGCCAGGATACGCTGTGGCTGACCGGCGATCTGGTGGCCCGCGGTCCCGGCTCGCTGGAAGTGCTGCGCTACGTGCGTTCGCTCGGCGATTCCGTCCGCATGGTGCTGGGGAACCACGATCTGCATCTGCTGGCGGTTTTCGCAGGCATCAGCCGCAATAAACCGAAAGACCGAGTCACGCCGCTGCTTGAAGCGCCGGATGCCGACGAGCTTCTCAACTGGCTGCGCCGTCAGCCGCTGTTACAAGTGGATGAAGAGAAAAAGCTGGTGATGGCCCACGCAGGCATTACGCCGCAGTGGGATCTCGCCACCGCTCAGGCGTGCGCGCGCGATGTCGAGGCAGTGCTGGCGAGCGACAGTTACCCGTTGTTCCTTGATGCGATGTACGGCGATATGCCGAACAACTGGTCGCCGGAACTGACGGGGCTTGCGCGTCTGCGCTTTATTTCGAACGCATTGACGCGAATGCGTTATTGCTTCCCGAACGGCCAGCTCGATATGTATTGCAAAGAGAGCCCGGAAAGCGCGCCGGCGCCGCTGAAACCGTGGTTCGCGATCCCAGGCCCCGTGGCGCAGGAGTACGCCATTGTCTTCGGTCACTGGGCGTCGCTGGAAGGCAAAGGCACGCCGGAAAATATCTACGGTCTGGATACCGGCTGCTGCTGGGGCGGTACGCTGACCTGCCTGCGCTGGGAAGATAAAGCGGTGTTCACGCAGCATTCTAATCGCCAGACCGACGGCGACGAAGATAAAGCGGCAATCGCGTCCTGA
- the ksgA gene encoding Dimethyladenosine transferase, with translation MNNRVHQGHLARKRFGQNFLNDQFVIDSIVSAINPQKGQAMVEIGPGLAALTEPVGERLDQLTVIELDRDLAARLQTHPFLGPKLTIYQQDAMTMDFGELSQKMGQPLRVFGNLPYNISTPLMFHLFSYTDAIADMHFMLQKEVVNRLVAGPNSKAYGRLSVMAQYFCNVIPVLEVPPTAFTPPPKVDSAVVRLVPHATPPHPVKELRLLSRLTTEAFNQRRKTIRNSLGNVFTPDVLVSLGVDPAMRAENISVAQYCQMANYLADNPPSKES, from the coding sequence ATGAATAATCGAGTCCATCAGGGCCATTTAGCCCGCAAACGCTTCGGGCAAAACTTTCTTAACGATCAGTTCGTTATAGACAGCATCGTCTCTGCAATTAATCCACAAAAAGGCCAGGCGATGGTAGAAATCGGCCCGGGCCTTGCCGCATTAACCGAGCCGGTCGGCGAACGTCTCGACCAGCTCACCGTTATTGAGCTGGACCGCGATCTCGCGGCGCGCCTGCAAACGCATCCGTTCCTTGGCCCGAAGCTGACGATTTATCAGCAGGACGCCATGACCATGGATTTCGGCGAACTGTCTCAGAAGATGGGCCAGCCGCTGCGCGTGTTCGGTAACCTGCCGTACAACATCTCGACGCCGCTGATGTTCCACCTCTTTAGCTATACTGATGCGATTGCCGACATGCACTTTATGCTGCAAAAAGAGGTGGTCAACCGTCTGGTTGCGGGGCCGAACAGCAAGGCTTACGGTCGCTTAAGCGTGATGGCGCAGTATTTCTGCAATGTGATCCCGGTGCTCGAAGTGCCGCCTACCGCCTTTACGCCGCCGCCTAAAGTGGATTCCGCCGTGGTACGCCTTGTGCCGCACGCCACGCCGCCGCATCCGGTGAAAGAACTGCGTCTGTTAAGCCGTCTGACCACCGAAGCATTTAACCAGCGTCGTAAAACGATTCGTAACAGCCTCGGCAATGTGTTCACCCCTGACGTGCTGGTCTCGCTGGGCGTCGACCCGGCCATGCGCGCCGAGAATATTTCTGTTGCGCAGTATTGCCAGATGGCGAATTATTTAGCCGATAATCCGCCCTCGAAGGAGAGCTAA
- the folA gene encoding Dihydrofolate reductase yields MRFPYSGGNFFIPGKLSMISLIAALAVDRVIGMENAMPWDLPADLAWFKRNTLNKPVIMGRLTWESIGRPLPGRKNIVLSSRPGDDDRVVWVRSVEEALQACGDAEEVMVIGGGRVYEQFLPRAQRLYLTHIDAEVEGDTHFPDYEPDEWQSVFSEFHDADEKNSHSYCFEILERR; encoded by the coding sequence TTGCGCTTTCCGTATAGTGGCGGCAATTTTTTTATACCTGGGAAATTATCAATGATCAGTCTGATTGCGGCTTTAGCGGTGGATCGCGTGATTGGTATGGAAAACGCCATGCCGTGGGACCTCCCTGCCGATCTCGCCTGGTTTAAACGTAACACGCTTAACAAACCGGTTATCATGGGTCGTCTGACCTGGGAATCGATCGGTCGCCCGTTGCCGGGCCGTAAAAATATCGTGCTCAGCAGCCGTCCGGGCGACGACGACCGCGTGGTGTGGGTGCGCTCTGTTGAGGAAGCCTTACAGGCCTGCGGCGATGCCGAAGAGGTCATGGTGATTGGCGGCGGTCGCGTTTACGAGCAGTTCCTGCCGCGCGCGCAGCGTCTTTATCTCACCCATATCGATGCCGAAGTGGAAGGCGACACCCATTTCCCGGATTACGAGCCGGACGAGTGGCAGTCGGTGTTCAGCGAATTCCATGACGCCGATGAGAAGAACTCACACAGCTATTGTTTCGAGATCCTGGAGCGCCGTTAA
- the kefC gene encoding Glutathione-regulated potassium-efflux system protein kefC, giving the protein MMDSHTLIQALIYLGSAALIVPVAVRLGLGSVLGYLIAGGLIGPWGLRLVTDAQAILHFAEIGVVLMLFVIGLELDPQRLWKLRASVFGGGALQMGACGLLLGGFCVALGLRWQVALLIGLTLALSSTAIAMQAMNERNLTASQMGRSAFAVLLFQDIAAIPLVAMIPLLAASGEATTASTFFLSALKVVGALALVVLLGRFVARPALRFVARSGLREVFSAVALFLVFGFGLLLEEAGLSMAMGAFLAGVLLASSEYRHALESDIEPFKGLLLGLFFIGVGMSIDFGTLVAHPLRVLTLLFGFLIIKTVTLWLIAKPLKVPGRQRRWFAVLLGQGSEFAFVIFGAARSAEVLDAEWAKALTLAVALSMAATPLLLVLLTRLEKAGQQQAREADEIDEEQPRVIIAGFGRFGQIAGRLLLSSGVKMVVLDHDPDHIETLRKFGMKVFYGDATRVDLLESAGVEKAEVLINAIDDPQANLQLTELVQTHFPQVRIIARARDVDHYIRLRQAGVAQPERETFEGALRVGRMALEELGIGSYEARERADLFRCYNQQMVDEMAEGDNDTTARAATFKRTSAMLTEIISEDRAHLSLIQRHGWQGTQEGKHTGDAADEPEVKPQP; this is encoded by the coding sequence CGGAGATAGGCGTGGTGCTGATGCTGTTTGTGATTGGCCTTGAGCTCGATCCGCAGCGACTATGGAAATTGCGCGCCTCGGTCTTCGGCGGCGGCGCGTTGCAGATGGGCGCGTGCGGCCTGTTGCTCGGCGGCTTTTGCGTGGCGCTCGGGCTGCGCTGGCAGGTGGCGCTGCTGATTGGCCTGACGCTCGCGCTCTCCTCCACGGCCATCGCCATGCAGGCGATGAACGAGCGTAACCTGACGGCGTCGCAAATGGGGCGCAGCGCCTTTGCCGTGCTGCTGTTCCAGGATATCGCCGCGATCCCGCTGGTGGCGATGATCCCGCTGCTGGCCGCGAGCGGCGAAGCGACAACCGCCAGTACATTTTTCCTCTCGGCGCTGAAAGTCGTCGGCGCGCTGGCGCTGGTGGTGTTGCTCGGACGTTTTGTGGCGCGACCGGCGCTGCGCTTTGTCGCGCGCTCCGGACTTCGCGAAGTCTTCAGCGCCGTGGCGCTGTTTCTGGTGTTCGGCTTCGGTCTGCTGCTGGAAGAGGCCGGGCTGTCGATGGCGATGGGCGCGTTTCTGGCGGGCGTGTTGCTGGCAAGCTCGGAATACCGCCACGCGCTGGAGAGCGATATCGAGCCGTTTAAAGGACTGCTGCTGGGCCTCTTTTTTATCGGCGTCGGGATGTCGATTGATTTCGGTACGCTGGTGGCGCATCCGCTGCGCGTGCTTACGCTCCTGTTCGGCTTTCTGATTATCAAAACCGTCACGCTGTGGCTTATCGCAAAACCGCTGAAGGTGCCGGGCCGCCAGCGGCGCTGGTTTGCTGTGCTGTTAGGGCAGGGGAGCGAATTCGCGTTCGTGATTTTCGGCGCGGCGCGCAGCGCCGAGGTGCTGGATGCCGAATGGGCGAAGGCGCTGACGCTCGCGGTCGCGCTTTCGATGGCCGCGACGCCGCTGTTGCTGGTGTTGTTAACCCGCCTCGAGAAAGCGGGCCAGCAGCAGGCGCGTGAAGCCGATGAAATCGATGAAGAGCAGCCGCGGGTGATCATCGCGGGCTTTGGGCGCTTCGGGCAGATCGCCGGACGTTTGCTGCTCTCCAGCGGCGTGAAGATGGTGGTTCTCGATCACGATCCGGATCATATCGAAACGCTGCGCAAATTCGGCATGAAGGTGTTTTACGGCGACGCGACCCGTGTCGATCTGCTGGAATCGGCTGGGGTGGAGAAAGCCGAAGTGCTTATTAACGCCATTGACGATCCGCAGGCGAATTTACAGCTGACGGAGCTGGTGCAGACACACTTCCCGCAGGTGCGGATTATTGCCCGCGCCCGCGACGTCGATCACTACATTCGCCTGCGTCAGGCAGGTGTGGCGCAGCCGGAGCGTGAAACGTTCGAAGGCGCGCTGCGGGTAGGGCGTATGGCGCTGGAAGAACTGGGCATCGGCAGCTACGAAGCGCGCGAGCGCGCCGATCTGTTCCGCTGCTACAACCAGCAGATGGTGGACGAAATGGCCGAGGGCGACAACGATACTACCGCGCGCGCCGCCACCTTCAAGCGCACCAGCGCGATGCTGACGGAGATCATCAGCGAAGACCGCGCGCATCTGTCGCTGATCCAGCGCCACGGCTGGCAGGGCACGCAGGAGGGCAAGCACACCGGCGATGCCGCCGACGAGCCGGAAGTGAAACCGCAGCCATAA